The genomic segment CACCCACCTCAACTGTCAAAGACTCTTCCAGCTTTCTGCATGTTGAGAAGATGGATTCAGAAGTGGCAAATTCGAAGTACCACAGTTTGTTCTTCATTCTGTGTCAGCCCCAACACAAGGCCCAGTGGGGAGGGGACAAGTTACACAGTGCTGGCAGAGGTGGGCTAAGTGACAAGAAAGGGCATCAACCTCCCACCCAGCCCCATGGTAAACCAGGCAGCTTTGCTAGAGGGGCTGCTTAGAGTTGTCACATCCCCCAGTAGGGCTCTGTGCCAAACCTGGCCACAACAGTCCCCATTTCCCTCACCTGCTGTTGAACTTCTCGGGGTATTTCTCCCGCATGATGTGAAATCGATGGGCAATAGAGGCATCCTGGGGAGTCCAGGGTATGCGAGATCAGAGGCCTGCCTCCTCTTTCAGCACAGAACTCTTTCTCTTTACCGCTCCCATTTGGAAGCAGCATGTCCCATGTTCTTTCCCTGCAACTCACACCACTGTACACCACCCCTAATTTCCCTGTGTCACAGCTCCCTTAACTTTCCTTTTCTGtccttctccagcctctgcctgcttaacccctgcttcctccctccccccactccccaccctgatGGACCACACTGGGAAACTGACCACACCAATGGAAAAGTAGTTATTGATGATCTGAAATGGGACTGGGTCACTCTTTTCTTCAGTTTGTTGGGGTATCACCTCCACAGACCATCGATCCATATGTACCACCTTACTCATCTCTAACTCCTTGAGGATCTTGCCCAAATTCTGCCCTTCATACcctaaggagggggaagaagacaAGTTAGCATTAACGGATCTCCTCTCAGCTCCCAGCTCCATAAATCCCCAGAGATCCTCTGTCCTGGTTCTGCAGGccttcccagccccagccagTGAAAGGGCCGGGTGTTCCATCATGGTTCCCATGAACCATTCTTAACGTCAGCCCCTTgctgtcccttttctccacactgtCATGGAGGGTAAATGTTCCCAATGCATGTGCACATCAAACAATAATGCCAGAAAAGTACATCTGGAAGATTAGAGAAATAgccaggaaaatgcaaactaatgaaAAAGATGAGTGATGAATGgaattctctccctctcttatgctttcctttcccttctacCAGATGGAACACAGTACAAAGTAGTTGTGTCTAAACAGGGTGATGCTGGCACAGTGAACAGAAAAAGTTCAATTGTAAAGAATACAGTACCCAGAAATACACTTAGCATATATGGGATTTAGTATATGatgacatttttaataaatggggaaaaagatagatcattcaataaatggtgctagatATAGAAGTCACttgttataacaaaataaatttaagatgGGCCAAagaatttaaatacaaaaaaaagagcagaatttGTACTTGCAGAAAAcatgagtaaatatttttataatctttgaGTGTAAAAGGTCTTTCTGAAGCATAATACAAGTTAGGAGCCAAAAAAGTAAAAGactgataaatatatttatattaaaattcaaaaattctgtgtggttaagtaaataaaaagacatctaaaaaaatacaaactgggAAGAAATATCTGCAGCACATATAACTAACTTCCTCAATATTCAAAAACTGCTTGCAAATCACTATATTTAAAGTCAAtagaaaacaacacaaacacaataatcacagaagaaatacaaacatCCAATATGCATAATAAAGATGCTCAATATTACTAAtaactaaaataattataaattaaaacagttttttgtttcttatcaGATTGAAAAAGCATGAAgagatttgagaaaaatcaagTGTTAATGAGATTGTGAATAAGCTGGCGCTCTCATTTGCTGTTAGTTGGAGCATAAATTGGTATTTCatatttggaaagcaatttggaaatttttatcaaaatgccATCAAATATTATCAAAACACATCCTTTGGCACAGCAATTCCCTTTTTAGGAATTTTCCTGCAGAAATtaacacacatgtacacagagatgcaaggatggttgcTGAGGTACTCTCTAAAACAGGAAAAGAGTGGAAACAGcctaaatgcccatcagcagAAGcagattatataaattataaattatggcAATCCATGCCATGAAATAACATGCAGCTGTTGAACACAGAATGATAATTGTCTGCACTAACATGGGAAGATCTCCAAGATATACtgttcaaaggaaaaagaagtcagaaaacAATCTGTgtagtatagtcccacttgtttgtttcaaagttgtgtgtgtatttgtatgagcacatgtaaaatagaaaaatgagtgCAAATGGGGAATAGTGATTATCTCTGAAGAGGGGCCTGGAATTTGGCAGGAGGTAGTAAAAGGAGTGTGTGAACACTGgcacattttactttttatatcttttacaGTGAAAAATGTACTGTGTAATTTTTAAGGGagaaaataactaataaaatgcTCACACTCTttgagccagcaattccacttctagaaatctcTCCTAGGGAAATTCTCACACCTGTGTGCAGAGATAGACATACAAGGGTGTTCACTGAAGCAGGTTTGGAATAAAAAACTGAATGCTACCCAAATATCTATCAATAGGGCACTGGCTACATAAGTGACATAAATTATGACATAGTTACACAATGGAATGccattcagtaataaaaagagtGAGGCAAACCtgattaatgaaataatatgatAAATAGGATGAACTGttcagttaaaaaacaaagaaaaacatcaataaaatgatCTAATTGTTTAGATATAAAGAAGTGTGtatctagaaagaaagaaatggagaaatatgcTCCAAAACTTTAGGGAGTAGATATCAGGGGACTTTCACTTTCTTGGCATGTGTATctgaaatgtttgaattattttttaccaCAAGCATGTCTTatttttgtaatcaggaaaaaaagattaaaaaaataagtctgtACTACATTCCTCACATTCCTGATGGTTTCACCCACTGTAATTTGCCTTTCACCATACTGTCCTGCTGGAACCCTTTTGGCAAAGATTACCACCAATTCCTGCAAAAACCAATAGTAtatctttagttttcattttaattcatgaAACTCCTCACTTGGCCTCTAAAATACCACTTTCCTAAGTCACTGAGGACCTTTTCTGACTGTTCCTTTAGTCTCTTAGTGGACAGAATAATGGCCCCTCAAAGATGTCCACATTCTGTTCTCTGGAATCTGGGAATATGTTGACTTATACAGCAAAAGAGGTTTTGCAGATGGGATTTCATCAGGGATTTTAAAGTGGGGAGATTGTTCTAGATTACTTGGGTGGGCCCCGTATAAATACATGGCTCTGACCTCCAGAGCTGTAAGATACTAAATTCCTGTTGTATGAAGCCACTATTTGTGGTGACTTGTTATGGCAACCATAGAATGCGAATAGACTCCTTTAATAATTAATCTTCCTCTGCTCAACCCTTAAAAAGGGTGTTCACCAGGAACTTTCTGTCCTCGTCCACCTTCTCATTTTACCTCTTTCCCTGGGTAATTCCTCTACTTGCAGGATGTCATTTACCTCCTAGGAGATACATGTTTGAGATACATGACTCTCAAACATTATCTTCAGCCCTGACTTCTCTCCTAAATTCTtaacatttatttctaagtacCCACCACACATCTCCACCAGCGTACTCCACTGACACCTCAACTCAACAAGTTCAAAATGGAATCTATCTTTCTTCCTTAAACTGGTCCCCTTCCTGTACTCCCTATCTTAATAAATGGTACACCCCTTCCCCTATCTGCTCAGTCCACAAACCTAGAAAAAGTCCTATTTTCTGATATACCATTTTATTTATAGAGAGAGggacttttgttatttttatatacagtataatattttatttatatatatgcacaccaATTTTTCTAGTTACATCTTTCATGAGTTCAAGAGTTCCCCATGGTTCAGGGATTACACATTCAAATGCCTCAGTGGTATTCAAGAGTGAATAGCAGAAAAGGAGCTGAGGGAATTGTAGTGGACTGAAGAATATATGACCCATTTCTTAGAAGTAATCAAggtcaaaaaatttaaaacatcacAAGGCAATCAATACAAAACAATACAAGCAATTTCTGTGGGCTGTCAGCTTTCAATCTCTGAGAGGATAAGGTTAGAAACTCCTCAGTACAGTATTCATGATGCTCCATAATATGGACCCTGCTCAACTGAGACCTTCCTCTCCCTACTTCCCACCATGCACCCTACGTCCCAGTCACAGTGAACGACTCACACTTTCCCTAGGGTGCCACCATGTTGCTTGGTGGTTCCTCTGGCCTTACACACTTCTTCCACCCTAAATGCCTTTCAATTTCCTCAGCAGACCCCTATTCCATAATCTCCTGTGTAATCCCAGAGATGGACTCTGAACCCAACAGCCTCAACTTCAAGACAACGCAAACTCAACCTTCCCCACAATGACCTTTTTATTTACTAATACCATTCCTCAAACTCTTTCTCTTTGGAGGGGAAAGAGACTAGAAACAGGAATGCAGGTAGAAGACTTTTGCAATAGATTTGGGAAGAAATTATCATGAATGATTGAAATACCGATTaattggctgaatgaatgaatgaattgccaCCAAGCTCCCTGTTAGCTCCATCACTCAGCATCAGCTTAGCTCTTACACAACCTTCCTTACTCCCATATTGCCCTCACTCCTCCCCCATATTCCTTGATTCTCTGACCCTTGAGTTGGTTGGGAGAAACAGAGGGGTAATTTTAGGTTTATAGGGAGGAAGACTGTCACCCTTCACTCTTTGACATTTAGATCGTGGTTCTTCCGAAGTTCTTTTTCTTTGGGACAATCCACTTTGGCACCCACCCATCTATGCCCCTCTCTTTCTCCAGTGCTCTTTTTGGACCAGATGCCAAATGccttctctctgtgcttttccctTCCACCCAAGTCCCTCACCCTCCAGGGAAACAGTCCCAGCACTTACCTCCTCCCCATCTTAGGCAGCGAGCCAGGTCATTCCCCGTGCCCAGCGGCAGCACAGCGACAGGGGGTGAGACAGGCAGGCCAGCTTTGTCTGGGGGGCAGTGTGAGGAGGTGGTGAGGGCGTCACGGCCTCTGCCCCAGTGCCCTGCCTGGGCCTTTCCCTGCACTGACCTATGCTCTCTAGAATCCAGCCCACGGTGCCATCTCCACCACACACCAAAATTCGGCAGTTAGGAACCTCTCTGAAGAATCTGAGCCTGAGacaaaagggaagagagaaggtgATGAGGGATGACAGGACCAAGGCCACCCAATGCCTGGATAGGAGGATTATTCTTGTCTCTCCTTCCTTATGACCCTCTTCCCCTTTGTCAAACGGCTTATTTCTACTAAGGGCAGACAAAAAGTCAGCAGGGAAAGTTATAGCCACTCCTCAGCAGTAGAGAGGAACTGGTATCTTCACCTTCTGTGAGAAGAACGATGAGCTGGAGAATGCAGAGATGGGGGCATCCAGGGACCCCAGCAGAAGCCAGCTTCCTGAATTCTGGCTTATCAGGGTTCCATAGCTCTCCCCCACAACATGCAATCATCCTGTTCTCTCCCTccatacacaggtagacagacacacacaaacactgtgAAACAGGCCCTAACCTACACTACTCACCCTGGCTCAGGGCCGTCTTTGAGGAGGTTGAACACCTGTCGAGGGTTTAGTAGATACTGGAATTTCCAAAGCACCCTGGGTGAGGGAAAAAGGAAAGCTCATGACAAATGATGCATCTTCTGTACCCCACTCTCTTGATGTCCTCCTCAAGGCATGTCCCCTTGATACAAACAGATTTCCAGCCCCTGTTGGTCCTCCCTCTCCATTTCTAAAGACCCAGTATATCTCTTCTCACCTATGCCCCTGCTTTCCACCACTTTTAGGGTTGACAAAGACCAGAAGTGGGTGGGTGTTAGAAACAGGGTCAATCTGCATTGGGGAAGAAAATAAGGATAAGGAAGGAGGAATTTGCCAGAGTTCAGATGGGTCCTGGAGATAGCAGCAGAAGCTGGCATTCCCCAAGCTGCTTTCCCCTCCCTTGCCAGGATGGCCTTCTGGAGAGCAGACCCATTCCCCAGGTTTCCCACTTCATTCCCTCCCATGAAAGCACCCGTGAAGAAAAACCAGCCCCACCACAAAGCCCAAGTCTCTCAGCCATGTACCCGCAGGGCCTCAAAGGTACTCAAACTTAAGTCATCCACAGCCTTCTGGCTGGCATTGCTAATTTTACGCTCCTGTCCAGAGACCtaggaagggagggaagcagagagaaggcaagCTGGATTGTGGGTGAACCCCTAAGCAGAGTCCAACTTGAATTCCAGAAGTATAGGCTCTCTGCTCTAAAtgcctgtgtttgtgtgtgtgtgtgtgtgtgtgtgtgtgtgtgtgtgtgtgtgtgtgtgtgtgtgtttaggtagAGGAAGCACTCTGGTCCCCTCCTGCACAAGGGTCTCACCAGAACACTGGGATAGATGGAAGATGGAGGCAGGATGTGATCACGGAGTAGCCCACAGTCACACTCATGGCCCACGGCTTGCAGGCAGTCATCGTGGATCTGAAAGACAAGGTGGGCACAGAGAGATCATGGAGGGAATCCCACCACCTCTCAACCTGGGGGTCTGGTACTGGAAAGAGAGTCCTTACACGAGCAGGGGCAACTGGTTGTAAAGGAGATGCGGTTGGGGATGCCAGCAGACTAGCGGGGAGGAGTCAGCTTAGGGATGAGGCGGCAGGCACAGCTGCTGGGAGAACTCGGGACTGACCTCTAGGTGGCACCACACGCAGTGCAGCCCGACAAGACTGTGGTAGATGCGGATCTTTTTCTGACAGCGGTCACATCTCCCAGATTCACAGCCTCCTCGCACCCACACATGTGATTGGACCTTGGGAAGGACGGCAATCTCTTGTCAAAGAGGGTCTGGGGGAAGGGCCGAGGGCAGCAATGGGCCAAGGGCCAGGGTCAGAGCCAGGATGTGGGTGGTGATAGGTGGGCATAGGGTCACTCACACCAATGTCCTTTCGAGACTTGGCATAGGTGCTGACTTCACAAGGCTCGGCCTTCATGGCACACTGGTCGTGAACGATGTATTTACAGACTGGGCAAGAGGGAGGAAGGTCAGAGCCTTAGCTGCAGCCCCTCCCCCTATTTCCTCCTTACCTGGGGGTGAGGCAGGACCACTCACTGACGCAAGACATTAAACTCCTTGCTGTGAGAATGTGGTAAAGAATTCAAGCTTGGAGTGGGGGTTCACCTCCAAGACATGGGCCTCTGGATCATTCTCCCCGCTGACAGAGCAATTGCTGCTGCAGACCTGCCCCCACCTCATCCAAGGACCAGTAGCTGAGCTGGATGGTGCAAAGGAGGCCCAGATGTGACAAtgacaatgacaataataataatgagagtaTATAAGTCTCTCATTTCATTGCAGACTTATATACATGCACCATGTGAAACCCTTGTCTGCATCAACTAATCTAATGCTCATAATTACCTCATTTTCagttgaggaaactaaggcttaaaGTTGAGGCTTTCCCAAGGTCATTCAACTAGTTGATGGAAGGGCCCAGGGTCCAAACCCAGGGCTCTACAAGTTCAGAGCACTATGCTCCCGCTGGGCCAGGCCCTGTCACTCACGGTTACAGCTGAGCCCCTGTTTGCCAAGACCAATGCTCGATTCGCACAGGTTGCAGTAGACTGGTCGGGGGAACCTCTTGGGTCTCCACAGGTGCTGCCCATTGTCCTTCAGGGCCTGGGGGGCACAGCAGGTGGCAGGGAGTGTCTAAGGCTTTAGAAGACCAACCTCTGGTATGGTAAGCACAACCCAGGCTGCCTTACCATCCTCACAAGTGACTCTACTCACCATCTCCAGACCCAGCAGCACTAGCAGGGGGACAGTGGTGGCCCCAGCCCGAAGCCACTCAGCTAGGGAGACAGAGCCACTGCCATCATAGTCAATTTCTGTCATCATCTCCTGAAGAATCTGGGCAGAGAAGGGACAACTTGTGGTGTGAGTGGCCCCTCAGATCTGACACCTCCACACTGTCCCCTAGGACAACTAGCCAGCCATCCTAGGCAAGGACACCAGGCTGCCAGTCAGAGATGGGGTAAGGTAGGTGCAGGACTCACCACGAAGAAGGTACAAGAAGGGatgtaaagaaaggaagaactgcCTTACCGGTCTCAGCTCAGACACATCCCAGTCCAGGTATTCAGCCACTCGCATCATCTGTATGATGATTCTGTCTACTTCCTGGGGGCCAAGAGGGGAGGAGCCATAGCCATATCCCATCTCACTACCACCATCCAAAATCTTCTCTAATCAGGGTTCCTGGGTTCCACCCCCAGAACCCACCTCTTGTTCTCAGGTGCCTCTGCCATGTAAGTGTCTATGTGAGTTCATATTTTTGCAAGGCAGCCCTCAATTCATGTCTCCAGTCTCCTCTTTTAGGGGTCAAGAGCTTGGGACCTATTCCCACATTTAGTCCTAGAGGACTCAACTTCTCCTCCCTAGCTTCCTCTGCTTCTTAAGATCCTGGAAGAGTCGGGACAGGAGAGCACAGACAGATGGACACATACCCCCTTGCCCAGAATACAGGTCCCCCAACTCACCGAGCTGTCCAAGATCCCATTTCTGTCGGTGTCATACAGCTTGAAGGTGACTGTGGGATGTTTCAGGGGGGGCCAGGGTCAGTTTGTGAGAGACATCCAAAGAATTCATAACAGGACACAGGGGAAATTGATAGGGGGAGAGCTATTTCTCTACAGCCCAGAGCATGCGGCTGGTGCTGAGAAAGGAGACAAAAAGGAAGGGGAAATAGGCCCAGATTCCACACTCAGTGGACCTGATAGAGTTGACAGTACATATCTCCCACATCCCAAGACCACCCCATGCCACCCATGAGAAAATGTACAAGACGTGGGAATGTACAAGTCATCTGGAGTGATTGTGACGGATGGCATTTATGTATAAAGAGCCTGGGGG from the Manis javanica isolate MJ-LG chromosome 11, MJ_LKY, whole genome shotgun sequence genome contains:
- the DGKA gene encoding diacylglycerol kinase alpha isoform X3; protein product: MAKERGLISPSDFAQLQKYMEYSTKKVSDVLKLFEDGEMAEYVQGDAVGYEGFQHFLKIYLEVDNIPSGLSLALFQSFQTGYCLEETVKKDVVCLSDVSCYFSLLEGGRPEDKLEFTFKLYDTDRNGILDSSEVDRIIIQMMRVAEYLDWDVSELRPILQEMMTEIDYDGSGSVSLAEWLRAGATTVPLLVLLGLEMALKDNGQHLWRPKRFPRPVYCNLCESSIGLGKQGLSCNLCKYIVHDQCAMKAEPCEVSTYAKSRKDIGVQSHVWVRGGCESGRCDRCQKKIRIYHSLVGLHCVWCHLEIHDDCLQAVGHECDCGLLRDHILPPSSIYPSVLVSGQERKISNASQKAVDDLSLSTFEALRIDPVSNTHPLLVFVNPKSGGKQGHRVLWKFQYLLNPRQVFNLLKDGPEPGLRFFREVPNCRILVCGGDGTVGWILESIGYEGQNLGKILKELEMSKVVHMDRWSVEVIPQQTEEKSDPVPFQIINNYFSIGVDASIAHRFHIMREKYPEKFNSRMKNKLWYFEFATSESIFSTCRKLEESLTVEIYGKPLDLSNLSLEGIAVLNIPSTHGGSNLWGDTKKPHGDIHGINQALGAAAKVITDPDILKTCVPDLSDKRLEVVGLESAIEMGQIYTKLKSAGHRLAKCSEITFHTTKTLPMQIDGEPWMQTPCTIKITHKNQMPMLMGPSPRSSNFFGFLC
- the DGKA gene encoding diacylglycerol kinase alpha isoform X2; this translates as MAKERGLISPSDFAQLQKYMEYSTKKVSDVLKLFEDGEMAEYVQGDAVGYEGFQHFLKIYLEVDNIPSGLSLALFQSFQTGYCLEETVKKDVVCLSDVSCYFSLLEGGRPEDKLEFTFKLYDTDRNGILDSSEVDRIIIQMMRVAEYLDWDVSELRPILQEMMTEIDYDGSGSVSLAEWLRAGATTVPLLVLLGLEMALKDNGQHLWRPKRFPRPVYCNLCESSIGLGKQGLSCNLCKYIVHDQCAMKAEPCEVSTYAKSRKDIGVQSHVWVRGGCESGRCDRCQKKIRIYHSLVGLHCVWCHLEIHDDCLQAVGHECDCGLLRDHILPPSSIYPSVLIDPVSNTHPLLVFVNPKSGGKQGHRVLWKFQYLLNPRQVFNLLKDGPEPGLRFFREVPNCRILVCGGDGTVGWILESIDKAGLPVSPPVAVLPLGTGNDLARCLRWGGGYEGQNLGKILKELEMSKVVHMDRWSVEVIPQQTEEKSDPVPFQIINNYFSIGVDASIAHRFHIMREKYPEKFNSRMKNKLWYFEFATSESIFSTCRKLEESLTVEIYGKPLDLSNLSLEGIAVLNIPSTHGGSNLWGDTKKPHGDIHGINQALGAAAKVITDPDILKTCVPDLSDKRLEVVGLESAIEMGQIYTKLKSAGHRLAKCSEITFHTTKTLPMQIDGEPWMQTPCTIKITHKNQMPMLMGPSPRSSNFFGFLC
- the DGKA gene encoding diacylglycerol kinase alpha isoform X1, which gives rise to MAKERGLISPSDFAQLQKYMEYSTKKVSDVLKLFEDGEMAEYVQGDAVGYEGFQHFLKIYLEVDNIPSGLSLALFQSFQTGYCLEETVKKDVVCLSDVSCYFSLLEGGRPEDKLEFTFKLYDTDRNGILDSSEVDRIIIQMMRVAEYLDWDVSELRPILQEMMTEIDYDGSGSVSLAEWLRAGATTVPLLVLLGLEMALKDNGQHLWRPKRFPRPVYCNLCESSIGLGKQGLSCNLCKYIVHDQCAMKAEPCEVSTYAKSRKDIGVQSHVWVRGGCESGRCDRCQKKIRIYHSLVGLHCVWCHLEIHDDCLQAVGHECDCGLLRDHILPPSSIYPSVLVSGQERKISNASQKAVDDLSLSTFEALRIDPVSNTHPLLVFVNPKSGGKQGHRVLWKFQYLLNPRQVFNLLKDGPEPGLRFFREVPNCRILVCGGDGTVGWILESIDKAGLPVSPPVAVLPLGTGNDLARCLRWGGGYEGQNLGKILKELEMSKVVHMDRWSVEVIPQQTEEKSDPVPFQIINNYFSIGVDASIAHRFHIMREKYPEKFNSRMKNKLWYFEFATSESIFSTCRKLEESLTVEIYGKPLDLSNLSLEGIAVLNIPSTHGGSNLWGDTKKPHGDIHGINQALGAAAKVITDPDILKTCVPDLSDKRLEVVGLESAIEMGQIYTKLKSAGHRLAKCSEITFHTTKTLPMQIDGEPWMQTPCTIKITHKNQMPMLMGPSPRSSNFFGFLC
- the DGKA gene encoding diacylglycerol kinase alpha isoform X4; this encodes MAEYVQGDAVGYEGFQHFLKIYLEVDNIPSGLSLALFQSFQTGYCLEETVKKDVVCLSDVSCYFSLLEGGRPEDKLEFTFKLYDTDRNGILDSSEVDRIIIQMMRVAEYLDWDVSELRPILQEMMTEIDYDGSGSVSLAEWLRAGATTVPLLVLLGLEMALKDNGQHLWRPKRFPRPVYCNLCESSIGLGKQGLSCNLCKYIVHDQCAMKAEPCEVSTYAKSRKDIGVQSHVWVRGGCESGRCDRCQKKIRIYHSLVGLHCVWCHLEIHDDCLQAVGHECDCGLLRDHILPPSSIYPSVLVSGQERKISNASQKAVDDLSLSTFEALRIDPVSNTHPLLVFVNPKSGGKQGHRVLWKFQYLLNPRQVFNLLKDGPEPGLRFFREVPNCRILVCGGDGTVGWILESIDKAGLPVSPPVAVLPLGTGNDLARCLRWGGGYEGQNLGKILKELEMSKVVHMDRWSVEVIPQQTEEKSDPVPFQIINNYFSIGVDASIAHRFHIMREKYPEKFNSRMKNKLWYFEFATSESIFSTCRKLEESLTVEIYGKPLDLSNLSLEGIAVLNIPSTHGGSNLWGDTKKPHGDIHGINQALGAAAKVITDPDILKTCVPDLSDKRLEVVGLESAIEMGQIYTKLKSAGHRLAKCSEITFHTTKTLPMQIDGEPWMQTPCTIKITHKNQMPMLMGPSPRSSNFFGFLC
- the DGKA gene encoding diacylglycerol kinase alpha isoform X5, yielding MMRVAEYLDWDVSELRPILQEMMTEIDYDGSGSVSLAEWLRAGATTVPLLVLLGLEMALKDNGQHLWRPKRFPRPVYCNLCESSIGLGKQGLSCNLCKYIVHDQCAMKAEPCEVSTYAKSRKDIGVQSHVWVRGGCESGRCDRCQKKIRIYHSLVGLHCVWCHLEIHDDCLQAVGHECDCGLLRDHILPPSSIYPSVLVSGQERKISNASQKAVDDLSLSTFEALRIDPVSNTHPLLVFVNPKSGGKQGHRVLWKFQYLLNPRQVFNLLKDGPEPGLRFFREVPNCRILVCGGDGTVGWILESIDKAGLPVSPPVAVLPLGTGNDLARCLRWGGGYEGQNLGKILKELEMSKVVHMDRWSVEVIPQQTEEKSDPVPFQIINNYFSIGVDASIAHRFHIMREKYPEKFNSRMKNKLWYFEFATSESIFSTCRKLEESLTVEIYGKPLDLSNLSLEGIAVLNIPSTHGGSNLWGDTKKPHGDIHGINQALGAAAKVITDPDILKTCVPDLSDKRLEVVGLESAIEMGQIYTKLKSAGHRLAKCSEITFHTTKTLPMQIDGEPWMQTPCTIKITHKNQMPMLMGPSPRSSNFFGFLC